TTTCTCGCGTACGCGCCCTTCGGAGGCCCACAGGCTGCTCCCCTCGCCACGCGCGTGCCGCGTGTCGCCGCTCTATCGATGGCGCGCGGAGTGTCGGTGCACCGCCTGACGCTCGCCGCGATGATCGACGCCCTGCCCGGCTGCTGGCCGGTCGTCGGTCCGACCCGGGTCGAGAGCGCGGCCGATGCGGCCGTCGCCGGACGCGACGAGGTCGACGACGAACTGCGCACGGCGTTCGCCGAAGACATGCGCAGCCGAGACGTGCCGCTGCCCGGGCTCAGCGGGGTCGGGGCCGAGTAGCCGTCACGCAGTCGTGCTCGCTCGCACGACCAGCTCTGGCTGAAACACCACCGAGCGCCCCGGCGTCGCGTCGTTGAGCGCCTCGTCGAGCAAGATCTCGACGGCAGTGCTGCCGATGAGTCCGGCGGGCTGCCGGACGGAGGTGAGGGGCACGACAGCGCCGCTAGCGAACTCGATGTCGTCGTAGCCGACGAGGGCGATGTCGTCGGGAACGCGGATCGAGCCCAGCATGACGAGTGCCTGCAGGACGCCGATGGCCATGAGGTCGTTCGCGGCAAAAATGGCGTCGGGGCGCTGCGCGGCCGGCCGCGCGGCGAGGAGATCACCGAGCCGGCGTCCTTCGATAATGCTCAGTGACTCGCCGAGCACAGGCTCCACGCGTGCACCGGACACGCTTCCTGCGGCCTCATTCAGCCCGGTGAGTCGGTCGTGCACCTGTCGAATGTCAATGGGCCCTCCCACGAATGCGATGCGGCGCCGACCGGTGCTCAGCAGATGACGGCCGGCGAGCATCCCGCCCGCGACGTCGTCGACCGCGACAGAGCTGAATCCGCCGGTCGGTGTGCTGCGGTCAACCAGAACCGCGGGAGTTCCTCGCTCACGAAGCCGAGCGAGCCTGTCCTCTACGTCGCCGAAGGGGCTGATGAGCACTCCGGCCATCCGTTGCTCTTCGAAGAGGTCGAGATACGCCGACTCGCGTTCGACCTTCTCATCGCTGTTGCCGAGGATGATGGAATAGCCGGCTTCCCGCGCGCGATCTTCGGCGCCGAGGGCGAGGGAGCTGAAGAACGGATTGCGAACGTCGAGGACGATCAAACCGAGGGCTCGCGATTTTCCCGCTCGGAGTTGGCGAGCGGCATCGTTCCTGATGAAGCCCAGTTCGATGATTGCCTGCTGGACACGTGCAACCGTGTCCGGCGCGACCTTTTCGGGTCGGTTGAGCACGTTCGAGACCGTGCCGACAGACACTCCCGCGCGCCCCGCTACGTCCTTCACGCTGACCGCACGCAACGTCGACATGCCCTCAGTCTACGTCCGAGTGATCAAAATGTGATTCGTTTCACTTGCACAATCGTAGGTGACGTGCATATCCTTTCGGCACGCATTAAATCGTTTCATCGAAAGCGAGATCGTCAATGACGACGCCCGAACGGGACCACCCGAGCATGCTCGAGTTGCGCAACGTATCGAAGACATTCGGTTCAGTAGTCGCACTCAGCGACGGCAACCTTGCGCTCGAATCGGGCTCCATCCACGCTCTCGTCGGTGAGAACGGTGCGGGCAAGTCGACGCTCGTCAAAATCATCGCGGGTCTCTACCGCCGCGATCAGGGTGAGTATCTGCTGCGCGGCGAATCCGTGGACTTCACCTCCACCGCGCAGGCGAAAGACGCGGGCATCGCCGTCATCTATCAGGAGCCGACGCTCTTTCCTGACCTTTCTGTCGCCGAGAACATCTACATGGGGCGACAGCCAACAAACCGGGTTGGCCGCATCGATCGAAAGACGATGCGCACCGAAGCGCGGAAGATCTTCGAGCGCCTCGGCGTGCGGATCGATCCCGACCGGGTCACCGAAGGCCTCTCGATCGCGGACCAGCAGCTCATCGAGATCGCGAAGGCAATCTCTTTGGATGCGCGGGTGCTCATCATGGATGAGCCAACTGCCGCTCTCTCAGGCAACGAGGTGGCGCGCCTTTTCTCAGTTGCGCGAAGCCTCCGCGATGAAGGTCGCGCGATCATGTTTATCTCGCACCGCTTCGACGAAGTGTTCGAGTTGTGCGACACGATCACGGTTATGCGGGATGGCGCGTACATTGCTACAACCCCCGCTCACGAGACGACCATCGAAGAGATGGTCCGCATGATGGTCGGACGCGACGTCGCGACGCTCTTTCCAAAGGTCGACGCAGAAATTGGGGACGTCGTTCTGCACGTAGACGGCCTCAATCGCGCTGGCGTCTTCCACGACATTTCGTTCTCTGTGCGAGCAGGAGAAATCGTCGGCTTGGCCGGACTTGTCGGCGCCGGGCGAAGCGAGGTGGCCCGTGCCATTTTCGGTGTCGACTCCTACGACAGCGGCAGCGTCACCCTGCTGGGGAAGGCCCTACCTGCGGGGCGGCCCGCCGAAGCGGTGCGCCGAGGTCTGGCCTTCGTGCCGGAGGATCGCCGAAAGCAGGGTCTCGTGCTGGACTCCGGCGTGGCGCGAAATCTCACGCTGGCAGTGCGGAACTCGCTCCGGCGCTTTGGGCTCATTCGCACGCGCGACGAGAACCGACTCACGGAAGCCTGGGCGACTCGGCTCCAGGTCAAGGCATTCGCGATGGATACGGTCGTCGGCACGCTCTCGGGCGGAAACCAGCAGAAGGTAGTGCTCGGGAAGTGGCTGTCGACCGAGCCACGGGTATTGATCATCGATGAGCCCACGCGCGGCATCGATGTCGGCACGAAGGCCGAGGTGCATCGACTGCTGTCCGACCTCGCCGGTCAAGGCCTTGCCGTTCTCATGATCTCGTCCGAGCTGCCTGAGGTGTTGGGCATGGCAGACCGAGTACTCGTCATGCGTGAGGGCCGAATAAGCGCAGAGATCGACCGTGCGGATGCGACTCCCGAGAACGTCATGCTCGCCGCCACCCACCAGACGGAGGCTGCCCGATGACAGTTCCCACCACCGCCGCGGGTAGCATCGCCGCCCGGCGTACGGCGCTCGCGAAGGTCGGCGCTCGCTTACTGTCGCGTGAGGCGGGTGTTGCCGCAACCCTGATCCTTGTCGTCGTATTCACGACGCTCCAGAATCCGAACTTCGTATTCTCCCCCGACGGCTACCGCGACCTCCTGCTCACTCCCTCGATCCTCATGCTCGTGGCGGTCGGACAGGCATTCGTCATCATCACGAGAAACGTTGACCTCTCCGTTGGCTCGATCGTCGGGATCACCGCTTACCTGACCGGACGTCTCTTCATCGACATCCCGGGCATCCCCGTTCTCGCAGTTTTCCTAGCTGGAGCGATCGTCGGCGGCGCACTCGGCCTCATCAATGGCGCGCTCGTGGCCGTTGCTCGTGTGCCCGCGCTCGTGATCACACTCGGAACGCTCTACATCTACCGAGGCCTCAACGTGGCGTGGGTCGGCAGCGACCGAATCAATGCATCCGATCTGCCTCGTGAGTTCCGCAGTCTCGGCACCGAACAGATTCTGTCGATCCCCGTGCTCACCCTCGTCGCTGTCATGGTGCTGATCGCGGCCGCCTGGTACCTGCGGAACACGCGTGGTGGTCGTGAGTTCTACGCAATCGGGTCTGATCCTGACGCTGCAGACCTGTACGGACTCAAGGTCAATCGACGCATCATCACAGCCTTCGTCATGTCGGGCGCACTCTCAGGTCTCGCCGGGGTGATGTTCGCTGCCCGCTACGGAACCGTCAGCTCTCAGGCCGGCACCGGTTGGGAATTGCAAGCAATCGGCGCAGCGGTCATTGGCGGCGTTGCTATCTCGGGCGGAGTCGGCACGGTATGGGGTGCTGCGATTGGGGCGTTCCTGCTGCTCACCATCAACCGTGCACTTCCGGTCATAGGAATTCAGGATTTCTGGCAGCGCGCTGTCGTTGGCGCGCTGATCATCGGCGCGATCGTCCTCGATCGAGTGCTCGCTGTTCGACAGGCCCGCAAGCTGCGCGAATTGAGGGACACCAACAATGACTGAACTCCGCACGGTTTCCGGTCCCCGTCGCACGATGGTCCCGCACGGCCGCCCTCTCTGGAGGCGCGCGGTGTTGACGCGGGAGGGTGCCGTTATCGGGATGCTCGCCGTGGTGATCGTCGTCGCTCTCACAACGGTGCCCAATTTCGACAGCCCGCTCACCATTACGTTCCTACTCCGCGACGTGGCGCCCATCCTGCTCATCGCCTTGCCCATGACGCTCATCATCATCACCGAGGAGATCGACCTCTCCGTCGCGAGCGTGGTTGCCCTATCCAGCGTGACGGTGGGAATCCTGACGCGAGACGGAGCACCGTTCGAGCTCGCGATGGTCGCCGGCGTTCTCGTCGGGGCTGTCGCGGGAACGATCAATGGCTTCCTCGTGACCGTCGTGGGGCTACCCTCGCTGGCGGTGACTATCGGGTCGCTCGCGATGTTCCGTGGAATCTCCGTCGGACTACTTGGCACCCAGGCCGTGACCGATTTCCCGGAGGAGTGGACGTCTCTCGCCCGCTCCAATATCCCGGGAACCCCCATTCCCTCGATCATGATCGCCTTCGTGATCCTTGCGATCATCTTCGGCGTTGTATTGCACGCAACTCCCTTCGGACGAAGCCTGTATGCGATTGGCTTGAACAAGGAAGCGGCGCACTTCTCCGGCGTCAATGTCGGGCGCACGAAGTTCATCCTGTTTGTCGCTAGTGGCACTGTCTCGGGGTTTGCGGGTGTGTATTTCACCTTGCTCTACGGCAATGCCCGTGGCGAGAACGCGACAGGCATGGAGCTCGCCGTGATCGCCGCGGTGCTGCTGGGTGGTGTTTCGATCTTTGGCGGACGCGGCGCCCTGCATGGAGTTATCGCTGGGGTTCTTCTCATCGGCACGATCGGCAGTGCACTCCGCCTGGCGGGTGTTACCGCCGACATCATCAACGTCATCACGGGAGTCGTCCTCGTCCTCTCCGTGGTGAGCGCAAGCTTCCTCGCCTGGTTCCATCGCGCCCGAGCGACGGCCAGAGCGCGGGGAGAAAAACAGGGCTAGAGAGGCGGCGCTCTTCCAGAGCGTGCCGGTCCTGCAATCACGCACTAATCGACGGAAAGGAAACAATGATGTTTGGTCGACACACCGGTCGGGGCGGGCGTCTCTTCGGAGCCGCCGCGCTGACCATGGCCGCGGGTCTTGTGCTCGCTGGTTGCGCAAACGGCGACAGCGGCGGCGACAACGGCGCCGCACCCGATCCAGGAGCCGGTGGTGACAGCAACTTCGCCATCACGTTCCTGCCGAAGAGCCTCGGGAACCCCTACTTCGACACCTCCAATGCAGGCGGCGCCGAGGCGATCGCCGAGTTTGGCGGCACCTTCCAAGAGGTTGGTCCAACTGAGGCGAGCCCGACGTCACAGGTGTCCTTCATTCAGACTGCCGCCCAGCAGGGGGTCGACGCACTGGTTGTGTCGGCGAACGACCCGGCGGCCATCTGCGACGCGCTGGACGAGGCGCGCAGCGTTGACGTGAAGGTCGTGACCTTCGACTCCGACACGAACCCCGAATGCCGCGACTTGTTCATCAACCAGGCCGAGGCTGAGGGTATTGCGCGCGTTCAGGTCGAAATGATTGCCGAGCAGATCGGCGGCGAAGGCCAGATTGCTATCTTGTCGGCCGCGGCCAATGCGACAAACCAGAACGCGTGGATCGAACTCATGCAGGAAGAGCTCGCCGCCAACTGGCCCGACATCGAGCTCGTTGACGTTGTCTATGGCGACGACGACGACCAGACCTCGTTTGACCGCACCGCGGCGCTCTTGCAGACCTACCCCGAGCTCCGTGGAATTGTCTCGCCGACCACGGTCGGCATCGCTGCCGCTGCGCGGTATATCCAGACCTCGCAGTTCCAGGGTCAGGTAGCCGTTACTGGTCTCGGAACGCCGAACCAGATGCGCGAGTATGTGGAAGACGGCACGGTAACGGCATTCGCGCTGTGGAACCCGGCTGACCTGGGCTACCTCGCCGCCTACGCCGCGAAGGCACTTGTCGAGGGCACCATCACGGGGGCTGAAGGCGACACCTTCGACGCTGGCCGACTCGGCAGTTACACCGTCGGCGCGAACGGCACGGTGCTGCTTGGCGACCCGTTCGTATTCAACGCTGACAACATCGCCGACTTCAACTTCTAGTCGGCAGTGGGGCCCGGGTTCACAGCCCGGGCCCCACACGCCACCCCAACGTTTTCTGCTGCCAGGAGCCATCACAATGACGACCTTCGCCGACATCGCCCCCGCCCTCGAGCGCCAAGCGATCGAGCTGCCCAGTTGGGCGTTCGGCAACTCCGGCACGCGCTTCCGCGTGTTCGGAACACCGGGCACCCCGCGTGACCCCTTCGAGAAAGTCGCCGACGCTGCCCAGGTGCACAAGCACACCGGGCTCGCACCCAGCGTCGCCCTGCACATTCCGTGGGACAGGGTCGACGACTACTCCGCCCTGCGCGCGCACGCCGAGAGCCACGGCGTCGCGCTCGGCACGATCAACTCCAACACGTTCCAAGACGAGGAATACAAGTTCGGGTCCCTCGCCGCGACCGACCCGAAGGCCCGCCAGCGGGCGATCGACCACCACTTCGACTGCATCGACGTCATGCACGCGACCGGCTCGCACGACCTGAAGATCTGGCTCGCCGACGGCACGAACTATGCCGGGCAGGACGACATGCGTCGCCGCCAGGACAACCTGGCCGACAGCCTCGCGACGATTTACGAGCGCATCGGCGATGACCAGCGCCTCGTACTCGAGTACAAGTTCTTCGAGCCGGCGTTCTACCACACCGACGTTCCCGACTGGGGAACGGCCTACGCCCAGGTCGCGGCCCTCGGCGACCGCGCCGTCGTCTGCCTCGACACAGGCCACCACGCGCCCGGCACCAACATCGAGTTCATCGTCATGCAGCTGCTTCGCCTCGGCAAGCTCGGCTCGTTCGACTTCAACTCGCGCAACTACGCCGACGACGACCTCATCGTGGGGGCGGCCGACCCGTTCCAGCTGTTCCGCATCATGGTCGAGGTCGTGCGCGGCGGTGGCTACGACGAGGGCACCGACGTGGCCTTCATGCTCGACCAGTGTCACAACATCGAAGAGAAGATTCCCGGGCAGATCCGCAGCGTACTCAACGTGCAGGAGATGACCGCGCGGGCCCTGCTCATCGACCACGAGGCGCTCGACGCGGCCCAGCGCGTCAACGACGTTCTCGGCGCGAACGGCGTCCTCATGGACGCCTTCTACACGGATGTTCGGGCCGACCTGGCAGCGTGGCGCGAGTCGCGGGGGCTGCCGGCCGACCCGATGGCGGCGTTCGGCGCGAGCGGCTACCGCGAGACGATCATCGCCGAGCGTGTCGGCGGCACCCAAGCCGGATGGGGCGCCTGAGCATGCGCGTCGGCTTCCGCCTGCAGGTGCACCCGGAACTACTCGATGAGTATCGGCGTGTGCACTCGCCGGTGCGCCGCGAGATGCTCGAGACGATTGCCGCAAGCGGGCGCCGCAACTACACGCTCTTCCTCGACGAGTCGGACGGCACGCTGTTCGGTTACTACGAGGTCGACGACGATGAGGCAGCGCAGAGCTATCTCGCCGACAGCCCCGTCGCCGCCCGCTGGGAAGCCGAGATGAGCCGCTTCTTCCTCACCCTCGACGGCCGCGCCGATCAGGCCGCCCGTCGCCTCACCGACGTCTTCAACCTCGCCGACCAACTGGAGGCCACCACACCATGACCGCCACACACGACCTCATCGCCCGCTCGAATCGCCTCGGCGCTGAGCCGCACATCACGAATTACGCTGGCGGCAACACATCGGCGAAGGGCACGGAGACCGACCCCGTGACGGGTGAGCCCGTCGAGCTGCTCTGGGTCAAGGGCTCGGGCGGCGACCTGGGCACGCTGACCGAGCAGGGCCTTGCGGTGTTGCGGCTCGACCGTATGCGCGCGCTGGTCGACGTGTACCCGGGCGTCGAGCGCGAAGACGAGATGGTCGCGGCCTTCGACTTCTGCCTGCACGGCAAAGGCGGGGCCGCCCCGAGCATCGACACGGCCATGCACGGCCTGGTCGACGCCCCGCACGTCGACCACCTCCACCCGGATGCGGGCATCGCGATCGCGACGGCCGCCGACGGCGAGCAACTCACCGCGCGCGTTTTCGGCGAGAAGGTCGTCTGGGTGCCGTGGCGCCGCCCCGGCTTCCAGCTCGGACTCGACATCGCCGAGATCAAGGCGCAGAACCCGCAGGCGATCGGCTGCATCCTCGGCGGCCACGGAATCACCGCGTGGGGCGATACCTCCGACGAGTGCGAGGCGAACTCGCGCTGGATCATCGACACCGCCCAGGGCTACATCGACGAGCACGGTGCCGCCGAACCGTTCGGCGCCGTGCGGCCCGGTTTCGAGGCGATCGGTGACCGGGATGCGCGCCGCGAGAAGGCGGCGGCGCTCGCCCCGAGCATCCGCGGTATCGCCAGCCACGACAAGCCGATGGTCGGCCACTTCAGCGACGACCCGCGCGTGCTCGACTTCCTCGCCCGGGACAAGGCGCCGGCGCTCGCCGAGCTCGGCACCAGCTGCCCCGACCACTTCCTGCGCACGAAGGTCAAGCCGATGCTGCTGGACCTGCCGGCGGATGCGAGCGTCGAAGACGCGATCGCGCGCCTGCACGAGCTGCACGAGGAGTACCGCGCCGACTACACGGCGTACTACACGGCACACGCGACGCCCGAGTCGCCAGCCATCCGCGGCGCCGATCCGCTCATCGTGCTCGTGCCCGGCGTCGGCATGTTCAGCTTCGGAGCCAACAAGCAAACGGCCCGCGTCGCTGGCGAGTTCTACCTCAACGCGATCAATGTGATGCGTGGCGCCGAGGCGATCAGCACGTACACGCCGATCAGCGACGCCGAGAAGTTCCGCATCGAATACTGGGCGCTCGAAGAGGCGAAGCTGCAGCGCATGCCGAAGCCGAAGTCGCACGCGACGCGCGTCGCCTTCGTGACGGGTGCCGCGAGCGGCATCGGCAAGGCCATCGCCACGCGACTCGCCGCCGAGGGCGCCTGCGTCGTCATCGCCGACCTCGATCTCGAAAAGGCGCAGGCGGCCGCCGCCGAGCTCGGCTCGACGGACGTCGCGATCGGCGTGCAGGCGAACGTGACGGATGCGGCGCAGATCGACGCGGCGCTTCGCGAGGCGGTGCTCGCCTTCGGCGGCGTCGACATCGTCGTGAACAATGCCGGGCTCTCGCTGTCGAAGCCTCTGCTCGAGACCACCGAGGCCGACTGGGACCTGCAGCACGACGTCATGGCGAAGGGGTCGTTCCTCGTCTCGAAAGCGGCCGCGCGCATCCTGATCGATCAGGGCATGGGCGGCGACGTCATCTACATCTCGAGCAAGAACTCGGTGTTCGCCGGCCCCAACAACATCGCGTACTCGGCGACGAAGGCCGACCAGGCGCACCAAGTACGACTGCTCGCCGTCGAGCTCGGCGAGCACGGCGTCAAGGTCAACGGCATCAACCCCGACGGCGTTGTTCGCGGCTCGGGCATCTTCGCCTCCGGCTGGGGGGCCAACCGTGCGGCGACGTACGGGGTCGATGAGCAGGACCTCGGCAAGTTCTACGCGCAGCGCACGATCCTCAAACGGGAGGTGCTACCCGAGCACGTCGCCAACGCGGTTGCCGTCTTGACCGGGCCCGACCTCACGCACACGACGGGTCTGCACATCCCTGTCGACGCGGGCGTCGCCGTGGCGTTCCTGCGATGACTGGGGCTGGCCATGTCGCGGCCGTTGACCTGGGGGCGTCGAGCGGTCGGGTGATCGTGGGTCGAGTCGGGCCCAGCACGCTCGAAGCACTTCCGATCGCCCGTTTCCCGAACGATCCCGTCACCACGGTGGAGGGGCTTCACTGGAACATCGTCGGACTGTACGACTCGGTTCTTCGCGGCCTGCGAGACGCGTTTCGGGAAATCTCCGAC
The sequence above is a segment of the Microcella alkaliphila genome. Coding sequences within it:
- a CDS encoding ABC transporter permease, which codes for MTVPTTAAGSIAARRTALAKVGARLLSREAGVAATLILVVVFTTLQNPNFVFSPDGYRDLLLTPSILMLVAVGQAFVIITRNVDLSVGSIVGITAYLTGRLFIDIPGIPVLAVFLAGAIVGGALGLINGALVAVARVPALVITLGTLYIYRGLNVAWVGSDRINASDLPREFRSLGTEQILSIPVLTLVAVMVLIAAAWYLRNTRGGREFYAIGSDPDAADLYGLKVNRRIITAFVMSGALSGLAGVMFAARYGTVSSQAGTGWELQAIGAAVIGGVAISGGVGTVWGAAIGAFLLLTINRALPVIGIQDFWQRAVVGALIIGAIVLDRVLAVRQARKLRELRDTNND
- a CDS encoding bifunctional aldolase/short-chain dehydrogenase, producing MTATHDLIARSNRLGAEPHITNYAGGNTSAKGTETDPVTGEPVELLWVKGSGGDLGTLTEQGLAVLRLDRMRALVDVYPGVEREDEMVAAFDFCLHGKGGAAPSIDTAMHGLVDAPHVDHLHPDAGIAIATAADGEQLTARVFGEKVVWVPWRRPGFQLGLDIAEIKAQNPQAIGCILGGHGITAWGDTSDECEANSRWIIDTAQGYIDEHGAAEPFGAVRPGFEAIGDRDARREKAAALAPSIRGIASHDKPMVGHFSDDPRVLDFLARDKAPALAELGTSCPDHFLRTKVKPMLLDLPADASVEDAIARLHELHEEYRADYTAYYTAHATPESPAIRGADPLIVLVPGVGMFSFGANKQTARVAGEFYLNAINVMRGAEAISTYTPISDAEKFRIEYWALEEAKLQRMPKPKSHATRVAFVTGAASGIGKAIATRLAAEGACVVIADLDLEKAQAAAAELGSTDVAIGVQANVTDAAQIDAALREAVLAFGGVDIVVNNAGLSLSKPLLETTEADWDLQHDVMAKGSFLVSKAAARILIDQGMGGDVIYISSKNSVFAGPNNIAYSATKADQAHQVRLLAVELGEHGVKVNGINPDGVVRGSGIFASGWGANRAATYGVDEQDLGKFYAQRTILKREVLPEHVANAVAVLTGPDLTHTTGLHIPVDAGVAVAFLR
- the rhaI gene encoding L-rhamnose isomerase, translating into MTTFADIAPALERQAIELPSWAFGNSGTRFRVFGTPGTPRDPFEKVADAAQVHKHTGLAPSVALHIPWDRVDDYSALRAHAESHGVALGTINSNTFQDEEYKFGSLAATDPKARQRAIDHHFDCIDVMHATGSHDLKIWLADGTNYAGQDDMRRRQDNLADSLATIYERIGDDQRLVLEYKFFEPAFYHTDVPDWGTAYAQVAALGDRAVVCLDTGHHAPGTNIEFIVMQLLRLGKLGSFDFNSRNYADDDLIVGAADPFQLFRIMVEVVRGGGYDEGTDVAFMLDQCHNIEEKIPGQIRSVLNVQEMTARALLIDHEALDAAQRVNDVLGANGVLMDAFYTDVRADLAAWRESRGLPADPMAAFGASGYRETIIAERVGGTQAGWGA
- a CDS encoding ABC transporter permease — its product is MVPHGRPLWRRAVLTREGAVIGMLAVVIVVALTTVPNFDSPLTITFLLRDVAPILLIALPMTLIIITEEIDLSVASVVALSSVTVGILTRDGAPFELAMVAGVLVGAVAGTINGFLVTVVGLPSLAVTIGSLAMFRGISVGLLGTQAVTDFPEEWTSLARSNIPGTPIPSIMIAFVILAIIFGVVLHATPFGRSLYAIGLNKEAAHFSGVNVGRTKFILFVASGTVSGFAGVYFTLLYGNARGENATGMELAVIAAVLLGGVSIFGGRGALHGVIAGVLLIGTIGSALRLAGVTADIINVITGVVLVLSVVSASFLAWFHRARATARARGEKQG
- a CDS encoding sugar ABC transporter ATP-binding protein, with amino-acid sequence MTTPERDHPSMLELRNVSKTFGSVVALSDGNLALESGSIHALVGENGAGKSTLVKIIAGLYRRDQGEYLLRGESVDFTSTAQAKDAGIAVIYQEPTLFPDLSVAENIYMGRQPTNRVGRIDRKTMRTEARKIFERLGVRIDPDRVTEGLSIADQQLIEIAKAISLDARVLIMDEPTAALSGNEVARLFSVARSLRDEGRAIMFISHRFDEVFELCDTITVMRDGAYIATTPAHETTIEEMVRMMVGRDVATLFPKVDAEIGDVVLHVDGLNRAGVFHDISFSVRAGEIVGLAGLVGAGRSEVARAIFGVDSYDSGSVTLLGKALPAGRPAEAVRRGLAFVPEDRRKQGLVLDSGVARNLTLAVRNSLRRFGLIRTRDENRLTEAWATRLQVKAFAMDTVVGTLSGGNQQKVVLGKWLSTEPRVLIIDEPTRGIDVGTKAEVHRLLSDLAGQGLAVLMISSELPEVLGMADRVLVMREGRISAEIDRADATPENVMLAATHQTEAAR
- a CDS encoding LacI family DNA-binding transcriptional regulator, yielding MSTLRAVSVKDVAGRAGVSVGTVSNVLNRPEKVAPDTVARVQQAIIELGFIRNDAARQLRAGKSRALGLIVLDVRNPFFSSLALGAEDRAREAGYSIILGNSDEKVERESAYLDLFEEQRMAGVLISPFGDVEDRLARLRERGTPAVLVDRSTPTGGFSSVAVDDVAGGMLAGRHLLSTGRRRIAFVGGPIDIRQVHDRLTGLNEAAGSVSGARVEPVLGESLSIIEGRRLGDLLAARPAAQRPDAIFAANDLMAIGVLQALVMLGSIRVPDDIALVGYDDIEFASGAVVPLTSVRQPAGLIGSTAVEILLDEALNDATPGRSVVFQPELVVRASTTA
- the rhaS gene encoding rhamnose ABC transporter substrate-binding protein, giving the protein MAAGLVLAGCANGDSGGDNGAAPDPGAGGDSNFAITFLPKSLGNPYFDTSNAGGAEAIAEFGGTFQEVGPTEASPTSQVSFIQTAAQQGVDALVVSANDPAAICDALDEARSVDVKVVTFDSDTNPECRDLFINQAEAEGIARVQVEMIAEQIGGEGQIAILSAAANATNQNAWIELMQEELAANWPDIELVDVVYGDDDDQTSFDRTAALLQTYPELRGIVSPTTVGIAAAARYIQTSQFQGQVAVTGLGTPNQMREYVEDGTVTAFALWNPADLGYLAAYAAKALVEGTITGAEGDTFDAGRLGSYTVGANGTVLLGDPFVFNADNIADFNF
- a CDS encoding L-rhamnose mutarotase, producing MGRLSMRVGFRLQVHPELLDEYRRVHSPVRREMLETIAASGRRNYTLFLDESDGTLFGYYEVDDDEAAQSYLADSPVAARWEAEMSRFFLTLDGRADQAARRLTDVFNLADQLEATTP